A region from the Mercenaria mercenaria strain notata chromosome 7, MADL_Memer_1, whole genome shotgun sequence genome encodes:
- the LOC123554352 gene encoding uncharacterized protein LOC123554352 isoform X1, with product MVQRYLCRSPASRSVDPFIQYLTNGSNEFIVNGESHSASRNEKSRRSTSKTSPKNAERKSTSKSAHWRKRNEQNRFQCDKCPYSTLHRDLGRHMKRHEDVRFPCDICNMPFMLRAYLNSHKEAVHGIQRKNARKIHKCPECDYTTRHDSDISRHRRRHRNAVDSCIYCFRPFYNVGNLVTHMKREHRHAERKVKVDDSKFRNQKLSGCCKENRERYMTDIKQQDEDKHITLNDKESITDISYQRAKMRKTNNKCLVTVVDDTYSKSDYKDDMNEDELYEDKLQDEFENTEDELSNDTVENEVENKDIYCALEQEVYIYCNSDNNESDHYIDNTTSENRSKEQREEIDEEGIMKTIHTENNADGYNETATSTEKDSKDSDRYLRNLMNCAFCEFSARNLKELQKHLDDHDNDIDIPECTDDDNLPENSDTSLIDNTSLSETSIIMDNENNMFLCMQSIGTGSNTTDEETSLLKTTDSADKVLRIVDDAKSICGSKSSTDSHSVQYPEKSTDVLNIFSVCASKIENDDEFKKRPFACSKCFFKTGNLEHLKIHVEAHLYDNIRTAHRVKRRNLSHGTVIQHQGNNNLNDATIQQKDLRYAESDENCLIGRLSKKDFKKHRKCYTEHSTDEETTFKCLICEIGHFKSKESIKEHFLERHKKLREKICETCSHCSKPFP from the coding sequence ATGGTACAGAGGTATTTATGTAGGTCACCAGCCTCACGTAGTGTAGACCCGTTCATACAGTACTTGACAAACGGAAGCAACGAGTTTATTGTCAATGGTGAATCACATTCAGCAAGCCGAAACGAGAAGTCTAGGAGAAGCACCAGTAAAACAAGTCCCAAAAATGCCGAAAGAAAAAGTACCTCAAAATCTGCTCATTGGAGAAAACGTAATGAGCAGAACAGATTCCAGTGTGATAAATGTCCGTATTCAACACTGCATAGGGATCTTGGTCGACACATGAAAAGACACGAAGATGTCCGATTCCCATGTGATATCTGTAACATGCCATTTATGTTACGCGCTTATCTCAACAGTCATAAAGAGGCGGTCCATGGAATCCAACGGAAAAATGCCCGGAAGATACACAAGTGTCCGGAGTGTGATTACACGACCAGACACGATTCGGATATATCTCGGCATAGGAGGAGACATAGGAATGCTGTTGATAGCTGTATTTACTGCTTCCGGCCATTTTATAACGTCGGAAATTTAGTGACACACATGAAACGTGAGCACAGGCATGCCGAACGGAAGGTCAAAGTGGATGATTCTAAATTCAGAAATCAAAAATTGTCGggatgttgtaaagaaaacagaGAACGGTACATGACCGATATTAAACAACAAGATGAAGATAAACATATTACTCTCAATGACAAAGAATCGATCACCGATATTAGTTACCAAAGAGctaaaatgagaaaaacaaacaataaatgtttAGTCACGGTTGTAGATGACACATATAGCAAATCAGATTATAAAGATGATATGAATGAAGATGAGCTCTATGAAGATAAACTTCAAGATGAGTTTGAAAACACTGAAGATGAGCTCAGTAATGATACAGTAGAAAATGAGgttgaaaacaaagacatttacTGTGCTCTTGAGCAAGAAGTATACATTTATTGTAACAGTGATAATAACGAGTCTGACCATTATATAGACAACACAACGAGCGAAAACAGAAGTAAAGAACAGAGAGAAGAAATAGATGAAGAAGGGATAATGAAAACCATACACACCGAAAACAACGCTGATGGATATAATGAAACGGCAACATCAACTGAGAAAGATTCCAAAGACTCTGACAGATATTTAAGAAATCTAATGAACTGTGCTTTCTGTGAATTCAGTGCtagaaatttaaaagaattacaaaaacacTTAGATGATCATGACAATGATATAGATATCCCAGAATGTACTGATGACGACAATTTACCTGAGAACTCTGATACCAGTCTAATAGACAACACATCTCTGTCCGAAACAAGTATAATTATGGACAATGAGAATAACATGTTTTTATGCATGCAAAGTATTGGAACCGGAAGCAACACCACAGATGAAGAGACCAGTCTTCTGAAAACAACAGACTCGGCCGACAAAGTGTTAAGAATTGTAGATGACGCTAAAAGTATATGCGGAAGCAAAAGTTCGACAGACTCACATTCTGTCCAATACCCTGAAAAATCAACtgatgttttaaatatattcagtgtatgtgcgtccaagattgaaaatgatgatgaattCAAAAAGAGGCCATTTGCCTGCTCCAAGTGCTTTTTTAAAACAGGTAACCTGGAACACTTAAAAATTCACGTAGAAGCCCATCTGTATGACAATATAAGAACAGCACATAGAGTTAAACGAAGAAATTTGTCTCACGGGACAGTAATCCAGCATCAAGGAAATAACAACTTAAACGATGCAACGATTCAACAGAAGGATTTACGGTACGCTGAAAGTGATGAAAATTGTCTTATTGGAAGGCTCAGTAAGAAAGATTTTAAGAAACATAGAAAGTGTTACACAGAACATTCAACAGATGAAGAGACaacttttaaatgtttgatttgtgAGATAGGTCATTTCAAATCCAAAGAATCAATAAAGGAACATTTTTTGGAGAGACATAAGAAACTGAGAGAAAAAATTTGTGAAACTTGTTCTCATTGTTCAAAACCGTTTCCGTAG